In Candidatus Palauibacter australiensis, the DNA window CGTGAAGGCGGCCATCTGTTTCGCGGCAACCCGCCGGATCGTGGCGAGGCGTCGTCGGCGCTGATTCGCGTCCCGCCACCCATCGAGACAATGCGCCTGGCGGGTGACGCGAAACCGTTCAGGATTGTATTCGTACGCCTGATTCGGTATGCCTGTTCGGCAGATTTCATGCAGGACAGCTCCTCGGTAACGGATGTCACCACGCGGCGAAGCATGAGGACCCACCACACATCGCACGTCACGCGCGCCATGCGCGTTGCACTCTTCGGTTTGCTCGCGGTCGTGCAGGCGTGTGCCAGCGCGGGGTCCGGCGGCCGTCCATCCGAGTCGCCGCCCCGCCCGGACGCGGTCCGTCCGGATGCCGCGCGCGTGGCCGAACTCGAGGCGATCTACCGGGCGCGCGCGGAAGCTGCCCTTGAGGGCGCGCACGAGGCGGACATCCGATTCATGACGCACATGATCCCGCATCACGCGCAGGCTCTGGTCATGGCAGGCTTCGCTCCGGGTGCCGGCGCGAGTCCCTCGATCCGGACGCTGTGCGGGAGGATCATCAACGCGCAGACCGATGAGATCGCCGTCATGAGCCGCTGGCTCTCGGAGCGCGGGCTGCCCGTGCCGGACACCGGCGACATGCGGGGTCACGGAGAAGGGGCCATGCTCATGGCCGGGATGCTGACCCCGGAACAACTCGCGGAACTCGAAGCCGCGCGCGGCCCCGAATTCGACCGCCTCTTCCTCCGGTACATGATCCAGCACCACAAGGGCGCCGTCACGATGGTTCGGGAGTTGTTCGCCACCGACGG includes these proteins:
- a CDS encoding DUF305 domain-containing protein — protein: MRTHHTSHVTRAMRVALFGLLAVVQACASAGSGGRPSESPPRPDAVRPDAARVAELEAIYRARAEAALEGAHEADIRFMTHMIPHHAQALVMAGFAPGAGASPSIRTLCGRIINAQTDEIAVMSRWLSERGLPVPDTGDMRGHGEGAMLMAGMLTPEQLAELEAARGPEFDRLFLRYMIQHHKGAVTMVRELFATDGAAQDDFIFKLASDIHVDQATEIVRMELMLEALAAPEPGG